AGGGTAATTTAACCCTTGTTTAAGTAAAAATTTTTTTAATGACTTAACTTATGTTATAATGTAAGCAACCAATAAATTACAGTTAAAAGGTATTGTATGCTAGTCAGAAAGGGGTGTTGATATGGGCGAGGGCTTTAAAAACAATGAAGAAAATAAGCATGGACATAAAGTACTATCTATCCCTGAAAATGTTTACTCAGCTATAAAAGTCCCAGATAAACAAAAAGAAAAGGTCATTCTTAAAGAGCTAGCAGTCACTTTTTATAAGCAGGGATATTTATCTTTTGGAAAAGCAAGAGAACTTGCTAATATGTCAAAATGGGAATTTCATGAGGAATTAGGTGAAAGGAGAATAGAAAGACATTATGACTCAGAAAACCTAGAGGAAGATTTAGAATATGGAAAAAGTTAACCCTGTTGTTTTTAACTCATCACCTTTAATAAATTTGTCTAAAGCAAAATGTTTAAATATAATTATTGATTTGTTTGGTCAAATAATGATACCTGAAGAGGTGTATAATGAGTTAATAATAGAAGGAAAGGATAAAGAGGGTGTAAATAAGATATCAGAACTTGTTGATAAAAATCACATCTTGGTTGAAAAAGTATCGAATATACCGTTGTTAATCGCTCTTAAAAGCCATCTAGATATAGGTGAAGCTGCTGCAATTGTCCTAGCTTTAGAATTTAAAGCTGATCTTGTAGTAATTGATGAGAAACAAGCAAGAAAATATGCAGGGGATTACAATCTAAACAAAACCGGGGTAATAGGATTACTGATTCAAGCTAAAAACAAAGAGTTAATTAGTGAAGTTAAATGTTACCTTGAATTAATTATCAGAAAAGGATTTTATATAAATGAAAACTTGTACTATGAAATATTAAGACATGAAAATGAATTAGATTAGCTATATTAATTATGTGCCCATGTAGGGCTTTTTTTTTGGATAATTTTAATTCAAAAAGCACAGTATAAATGGAGCGAAATAATTAAATGTAGGATGACGGAGGTTTAGAATGATGAGAATACTTCTTGTTAGAGTCAATCAAAATAGCACCATGGGTTTTAGAGATCTTATGCAGGTGGAACCTCTAGGTCTATTGATGATTGCAGGAGTTCTTAAAGAGCATGAAGTAAAGATAGTAGATTTTGCAAATCCAGGGGATATTAAGAGTATAGTAACTGATTTCCAACCGGATATGTGTGGGATCTCATGCTCCTTTACCGTAGATTATGATAAGACTATAACGATAGCTAAAGAGATAAAAAGTGAGTCTAAGGAAACTTTTATATTTATCGGAGGCCATCACGCAGCAACAAAACCAGAACACTTTGCTTCTAATTATGTTGATGCCCTGGTAATTGGTGAAGGGGAAGAAACAATTAAGGAATTAGTAAGTACGTATGAAAATAAAAAAGACTTTAAAGCACTTAAAGAACTTAAAGAAGTTAATGGGCTAGTAATAAACGAGGGAGGAAGTAAAAATCAGCAGTATCATACTACTCCTCGCTCTTTGATAAAGGATCTAAATAACCTTCCATATCCAAGGCGCGATCTAGTAGCAGAATATCGACCTTATTATTACCTTGGGCTAAGACGGCCTGCGTATGCTCTAGAGACAGCCAGGGGATGTCCATATAAGTGCAAATTTTGCAGTGTATGGCGCTTTTACCGAAGCAGCTACAGGCTGAAAAGTGCCAAGCGAGTCTTTGAAGAGATCGTGAGTATGCCTGGAGATACGATTTTGGTTACAGATGATAATTTTTTTGCCAGTATAGAACGGGCATATCGAATTGGTGAGCTGCTAAAAGAGGCTGGAATCAAAAAGTACTTTAGCATTCAGGCTAGAAGTGATGATATAGTTCGAAATATCGACTTGATAGATCTATGGCGAGAAGTTGGATTATCTTCTGTTTTTATAGGCTTTGAACAGATTGATCAACAGGGTTTAAATAATCTCGACAAAAGAAATACAATCAAAAATAATGAAGAGGCGTTATTTGCTCTTAGAAATAGAGGCATAAATGTGACTTCTTCATTAATAGTCAACCCCTCTTACAGTGAAAATGATTTTGAAGTGATGTTAAGCTACATAAAAGAAAAAGAAATTAGGGCCCCTTCTTTTTCAGTACTTACCCCCCTTCCTGGAACGATTCTATATGAAGAAGAAAAAGATAGGATATTAACAGAAGATTTTCGTCTTTATGATCTGCTTCACGTAGTACTACCAACCAATATGCCCTTAGAGAATTTTTATCAAAATTTTGCAAGATTATGGAAAGAATCCTACAAACAAAATATTCCTCGAATAAGGCTTAACTCAACAATAAGGGATGTATTACTTACTCCTTCTAACTGGCTTCATTCGGTAAAACTTCTAAGAGGGATGAAATGTATGTTTGATGCAAATAACTATCTATTAGATCATAACTAATCTAGATGATAAAACTAATATCGTAGGTGATATATCATAGCTGCTAGAAGTAGACCCTGCCGAATAAGACTCTGCTGAATAAAACTTGTTGTATTGGCAAAAACTTAAAATAAGTTACTGAACTTAGCTAAAAAGGGGGCTTATATATATGGCCATTATGATAGAGGGAAGCGTTAGGGAACGGGCCAAACAGTTTATGGGTGATAGAATATTTAAAAAAGCTTTAAATTACATGGAAAAGGCCCCATATAATAACTTGATTAAGACAATGGAAATGATACAAAAGGCTCCTATAGCTTCTCATCACCATAAGATGATACAAGATGCCAAATATCAACTACAGACTGATCAGGTAAAACAAGAGTACTTAAAAAGAATCTTCGGAAACGTTAGTATAAATGTGCAGCAAAAAGGGCTGGTTAATCTATTTCTGAATGCTATGTTGATGGGTGTACCCAAACAGAATAAAATGGCTGAGGAATTAGGGGTTAGTGTACCGTTTTCTATTCTGATAGACCCGACTAGTAAGTGTAACTTGAACTGTTTTGGCTGCTGGGCAGGGGCATATGAGAAACACAATTCTCTTAAATTCGAAGAAGTTGACAGAATAATAGAAGAAGCAAAAGAGCTTGGAATATACTTTATAGCTCTTTCTGGCGGAGAACCTTTTATGTGGCCGCGTCTTTTTGAGCTGTTTAGAAAGCACGATGACATGGCGTTTATGGTCTATTCAAATGGGACCTTGATAAATGAACAGATTGCCGAGAAACTTGAAGAGATTGGCAATGTTAGTGTAGTTTTGAGCCTTGAAGGAAAAGAAAAGACAACAGATGATAGGCGTGGGCAAGGGGTCTTTAATAAGGTTATGAAAGCTATGGATAACCTTAGAAAAGTCGGGGTGCCATTTGGTTTTAGTGTAACCCTTACAAGTGAAAACTGCGAAGAAGTCATGTCAGATGAGTTTATCGATCTTATGATTCAAAAAGGAGCACTATATGGATGGTCATTTCATTATATCCCCGTTGGTAGTGACCCAGATTATTCCTTGATGTTAACAGCATCTCAACGCAGCTGGCTTATTGAAAGGGTGAGGCAGATAAGAACAGAGAAAACCCTGCAGATGGCAGACTTTTGGAATGATGGCTCACTGCCTCAAGGCTGTATCGCAGGAGGGCGAAGATACTTCCATATAACTGCCAAAGGCGATGTGGAACCGTGTGCTTTTATTCATTTTGCTGCGGATAATATAAAAAGGAAATCATTAAAGAAAATCTTAAATACCCCGATATTTAAAGCTTATCAAAAAAGACAGCCTTTTAGTGACAATATGCTTCGTCCGTGTCCCCTTATAGATGTTCCGGAAGCTTTGAGAGAGATTATTCAGGAGTCAGGGGCAAAACCGACTCACCCGGGAGCAGAAAAAGTTCTTGAAGGGCTAGAAGCGCATAAGATGGACGAGATTGCTAACAATTGGAAGGAAAAAGCTGAAGATAAGTACGAAGAGATAAAAAAGGCCTGATGACCTTTTTTATGAAGCTCTTTTTAGTATAGCCTTAAGCACCTGTCTATTACCAACGTGTTGCAAGAATTTGCTAAAAAGCTCACTTTTGGTAGCAGGCAGGTGTTTTTAATAGATATCAAAAATAAACTATAACGCATCCTTTTATTAATCAATTTCACAAATCGGGACCAAAGCCTCAGGAAAAGTTTTGTCTATTTAGTAAAATAGAATCAGTGATTAATTTCAATAATTGGTTCCTATTTAATTCTTAGGGGGATGATAAAAGTGAAAGAAACAGATTATAATTATGATTTTGATAAAGATATGGTTTTATCAGAAGAAGAGATTGATGAAGTACTAAAAGAGCTAAAGACTGATATAGTCGAAAATGATTCAATTAAGCTTGATGAAAACACTTATGAAGAAATAAATCAGATGTTAGAATAGCAAATGGAATATAAATTTATAAGTACAAGGTTTATATAATAAGTTAGTTGTTGACAATACTGTATTTTAAGTGTATATTATAGGCTAAATATTTATTTAGTGAATTCGTTCATACGAAAAGTATATAGCGTTTCCTTATCCAGAGAGGCTGAGGGACTGGCCCTATGACGCCCGGCAACCAGCGAAAATGACCCGTTAATTGATTTTCGCAAGGTGCCAATACCTGCGGTACCGGTAAATAGGTACCGGTACCGGATGATAAGGTTTTTTGGAGTTACCGGTGGATAATAGGCAGTTAACAGCCTCCTGGATAAGAAAATTAAACAGGAGGTTTTTTTGATGGTTGAATTTAATGAATCAGGATTTGAAACTAGACAGTTACATGCAGGTCATGAACCGGACAAAGAAACGGCTTCTAGAGCTGTTCCTATCTATCAGACAACTTCATACGTGTTTGAAAGCCCAGAATATGCTGCCAAAATTTTTGCTTTAGAGCAGGAGGGTTATATATACACAAGAATTACAAATCCAACTCTTGAAGTATTAGAAAAAAGGCTTAGTTCCCTTGAAGGTGGTGTTGGAGGGCTTGCCGTTGCATCTGGGCAGGCTGCGATAACATATTCTTTACTTAATATTGCCGGGGCAGGAGATGAAGTGATATCCTCTAGCCATTTATATGGAGGGACCCATACGTTATTTACTAATACCCTGCCTAAGTTTGGGATCAAAGTAAAATTCCTAGAGGATCCTAACGATACTGATGAGATAAAAAGATTAATTAATGATAAGACAAGGGCTGTATTTGCAGAAACTATCGGGAACCCCAAAGGAAGTATATTAGATATCGAAAAGGTTGCCAAAACAGCAAATGATCATGGTCTGCCTTTGATTGTAGATAATACCTTTGCAACCCCTTATCTATGCAGGCCAATTGACTATGGTGCAAATGTCGTCATTCATTCAGTGACCAAGTTTTTGGGAGGGCATGGAACTTCAATAGGCGGTGCTATTGTAGACGGTGGTAATTTTGAATGGAATAAAGAAAGATTCCCTGAGTTTAACGAACCTGATCCTTCCTATCATGGTCTGGTATATAACGACATAGGTGAAGCTGCTTATATTACAAAAGCAAGGGTACAGCTTTTGAGAGATGTTGGTGCCTGCATGAGTCCTTTTAACGGCTTTTTGATTTTGCAGGGCATTGAGACTCTATCCTTAAGAATGGAGCGCCATGTTGAGAATTCTCTTGAAGTTGCTAGATTTTTGGAAGAACATTCTTGTGTTGAGTGGGTAGAATATGCTGGACTAAAGAGCCATAAAGACCATGAACTATCTAATAAATATTTGAATAAAGGGCCAGGAGCGGTATTTACCTTTGGTATCAAAGGTGGCTCTGAAGCTGGCGAAGAGGTTATAAAAAACGTGAAGGTGTTTTCTCATCTTGCCAATGTAGGTGATGCCAAATCCTTAATCATTCACCCGGCGAGCACAACCCATCAGCAGTTATCAAAGGAAGAGCAGCAAAAAGCTGGAGTGCTACCCGAGCTTATCCGTATTTCTGTTGGACTTGAAAACGTAGAAGACCTAAAAAACGATCTAGACCAAGCATTAAAGAAATCATGCAGCTAAATATATAGTTTAAATACAGTGATTTACATTGACTGAAGAATATAAAGATTGATTAAAAAAAAGATAGATTAATTTAAGAATAGATTGTAGATTTTAGTAAGATTTGATTATAAAGGAGTAGATCTTTTGTGAATACATCATATTATGAACTAAAAACTCCTTTTGAACTTGAAAACGGAGACATACTTGAGAATGTTCAGATAGCTTATGATACTTATGGAAAACTAAATGATAGTGGTGATAATGCCATCCTGGTTTGTCATGCTTTGACAGGAAGCAGTCAGGCAGGGGTAGAAGGTGGTAGTGATAACCTGGAGGATGGTTTTTGGGCACCTATAATTGGCCCGGGAAGATTATTTGATACCAACAGATACTTTGTTGTCTGTATGAATATTTTGGGCAGTTGTTATGGGACCACGGGGCCTATGTCGAAAGATCCAAATACAGGCGAACCTTATGGTCCTGATTTCCCCAAAATAAATATCAAAGATATTGTCAAATTACAGCATGAAATGATGGATGTTTTGGGGATTAAAAGGTGGTATGCGGTAGCTGGTGGCTCAATAGGTGGTATGCAGGCGTTAGAGTGGGCCATAATGTACCCCGAAAAGCTTGAAAAGACCATCGTTATAGCAGCACCATTTTGGCTAAACTCCCACGCTATAGGGTATAATTGGATAGGTATTAGGGCAATTAAGCAGGATAGAAACTTTCACCAAGGTTACTACTATAAATATGGTGTAAGACCTGACGAAGGGTTGGCCCTTGCAAGGATGGCGGCGATGCTCACGTACAAAAGTGGTGAGCTTTTGACAGAGCGTTTTGATAGGCAGGGCAAAGATGTAAGATACGGGGAAGCAGAATATGAGGTGGAAAGTTATCTAGAACATCAGGGCGAAAAGTTCATTAATCGATTTGATGCTAACTCTTATCTTACTCTTGTTGATGCCATGAATTCTCACGATGTTAGGTTGCCTTATAATGGTGATTTGAAAAAAGCTCTTTCTAGGAT
The Natranaerofaba carboxydovora genome window above contains:
- a CDS encoding B12-binding domain-containing radical SAM protein, which gives rise to MMRILLVRVNQNSTMGFRDLMQVEPLGLLMIAGVLKEHEVKIVDFANPGDIKSIVTDFQPDMCGISCSFTVDYDKTITIAKEIKSESKETFIFIGGHHAATKPEHFASNYVDALVIGEGEETIKELVSTYENKKDFKALKELKEVNGLVINEGGSKNQQYHTTPRSLIKDLNNLPYPRRDLVAEYRPYYYLGLRRPAYALETARGCPYKCKFCSVWRFYRSSYRLKSAKRVFEEIVSMPGDTILVTDDNFFASIERAYRIGELLKEAGIKKYFSIQARSDDIVRNIDLIDLWREVGLSSVFIGFEQIDQQGLNNLDKRNTIKNNEEALFALRNRGINVTSSLIVNPSYSENDFEVMLSYIKEKEIRAPSFSVLTPLPGTILYEEEKDRILTEDFRLYDLLHVVLPTNMPLENFYQNFARLWKESYKQNIPRIRLNSTIRDVLLTPSNWLHSVKLLRGMKCMFDANNYLLDHN
- a CDS encoding UPF0175 family protein, producing MGEGFKNNEENKHGHKVLSIPENVYSAIKVPDKQKEKVILKELAVTFYKQGYLSFGKARELANMSKWEFHEELGERRIERHYDSENLEEDLEYGKS
- a CDS encoding radical SAM protein, which codes for MAIMIEGSVRERAKQFMGDRIFKKALNYMEKAPYNNLIKTMEMIQKAPIASHHHKMIQDAKYQLQTDQVKQEYLKRIFGNVSINVQQKGLVNLFLNAMLMGVPKQNKMAEELGVSVPFSILIDPTSKCNLNCFGCWAGAYEKHNSLKFEEVDRIIEEAKELGIYFIALSGGEPFMWPRLFELFRKHDDMAFMVYSNGTLINEQIAEKLEEIGNVSVVLSLEGKEKTTDDRRGQGVFNKVMKAMDNLRKVGVPFGFSVTLTSENCEEVMSDEFIDLMIQKGALYGWSFHYIPVGSDPDYSLMLTASQRSWLIERVRQIRTEKTLQMADFWNDGSLPQGCIAGGRRYFHITAKGDVEPCAFIHFAADNIKRKSLKKILNTPIFKAYQKRQPFSDNMLRPCPLIDVPEALREIIQESGAKPTHPGAEKVLEGLEAHKMDEIANNWKEKAEDKYEEIKKA
- the metX gene encoding homoserine O-acetyltransferase MetX, giving the protein MNTSYYELKTPFELENGDILENVQIAYDTYGKLNDSGDNAILVCHALTGSSQAGVEGGSDNLEDGFWAPIIGPGRLFDTNRYFVVCMNILGSCYGTTGPMSKDPNTGEPYGPDFPKINIKDIVKLQHEMMDVLGIKRWYAVAGGSIGGMQALEWAIMYPEKLEKTIVIAAPFWLNSHAIGYNWIGIRAIKQDRNFHQGYYYKYGVRPDEGLALARMAAMLTYKSGELLTERFDRQGKDVRYGEAEYEVESYLEHQGEKFINRFDANSYLTLVDAMNSHDVRLPYNGDLKKALSRIKAKVLLVGIEEDLLYPPSLKEYMKDELRKASVDVEHEEFSSPHGHDAFLVEFNKLAKVIKPFLEKKSISDVKSGIF
- a CDS encoding DUF3368 domain-containing protein, which gives rise to MEKVNPVVFNSSPLINLSKAKCLNIIIDLFGQIMIPEEVYNELIIEGKDKEGVNKISELVDKNHILVEKVSNIPLLIALKSHLDIGEAAAIVLALEFKADLVVIDEKQARKYAGDYNLNKTGVIGLLIQAKNKELISEVKCYLELIIRKGFYINENLYYEILRHENELD
- a CDS encoding O-acetylhomoserine aminocarboxypropyltransferase/cysteine synthase family protein, producing the protein MVEFNESGFETRQLHAGHEPDKETASRAVPIYQTTSYVFESPEYAAKIFALEQEGYIYTRITNPTLEVLEKRLSSLEGGVGGLAVASGQAAITYSLLNIAGAGDEVISSSHLYGGTHTLFTNTLPKFGIKVKFLEDPNDTDEIKRLINDKTRAVFAETIGNPKGSILDIEKVAKTANDHGLPLIVDNTFATPYLCRPIDYGANVVIHSVTKFLGGHGTSIGGAIVDGGNFEWNKERFPEFNEPDPSYHGLVYNDIGEAAYITKARVQLLRDVGACMSPFNGFLILQGIETLSLRMERHVENSLEVARFLEEHSCVEWVEYAGLKSHKDHELSNKYLNKGPGAVFTFGIKGGSEAGEEVIKNVKVFSHLANVGDAKSLIIHPASTTHQQLSKEEQQKAGVLPELIRISVGLENVEDLKNDLDQALKKSCS